Proteins co-encoded in one Cucurbita pepo subsp. pepo cultivar mu-cu-16 chromosome LG15, ASM280686v2, whole genome shotgun sequence genomic window:
- the LOC111811557 gene encoding uncharacterized protein LOC111811557 translates to MQSVSSSFAARFHENGDVEDSRWSDHASGDSDDDSEVRSMTAKGISYLCSELLELKAESNGDFHRIIISSCISFSRAFEKVKAMQQGLMDLKSNISTQTKLVKDVLDGMDLDMESDGTVDSTLQASEYSGISCLIELEAHIYEVSNTLDTLICANKINEALEIVKLEDENLQRLKVEEEHHSFDLIMLYDCVISDKKAKIMLRLAQKTPAGAGTDPTTERPPSVNSPKTHQVPQQLMNC, encoded by the exons ATGCAATCAGTATCTTCGTCTTTTGCGGCTCGCTTCCACGAAAACGGAGATGTGGAGGACTCGAGATGGAGCGATCATGCCTCCGGCGACTCAGACGATGATTCCGAAGTTCGATCCATGACTGCCAAG GGCATTAGTTACCTGTGTTCGGAACTCTTGGAGCTGAAGGCTGAATCCAATGGAGATTTTCAtagaattattatttctaGTTGCATTTCCTTCTCAAG AGCATTTGAAAAGGTAAAGGCAATGCAACAGGGTTTGATGGATCTAAAAAGCAACATCTCTACTCAAACAAAGCTTGTGAAAGACGTATTGGATGGCATGGATCTTGACATGGAGTCGGATGGGACGGTGGATTCAACTCTTCAAGCATCCGAATACAGTGGAATATCTTGCTTGATCGAATTGGAGGCTCACATTTACGAGGTCTCAAACACCTTGGATACCCTCATTTGTGCAAACAAGATAAATGAAGCTTTGGAGATTGTCAAATTAGAGGATGAAAATCTGCAGAGGctgaaagttgaagaagaacatCACTCGTTTGACTTAATAATGTTGTATGATTGTGTGATTTCTGACAAAAAGGCCAAGATTATGCTGCGATTGGCACAGAAAACGCCTGCAGGAGCAGGGACTGATCCAACCACGGAGCGCCCACCTTCAGTAAATTCTCCTAAAACGCACCAGGTACCTCAACAACTTATGAATTGTTAG